A part of Helicobacter himalayensis genomic DNA contains:
- a CDS encoding glycosyltransferase, whose product MRLCQKLGGGAIESFSSNCFKYTPPTKNVKQIKSLYFRNPRDFQNSSQRHRIQDPKKPNNVEYEREKSSMQTCGIYFHADNIIEEIDYIIFIDSDDYWEKSCLKSCVGFMQDSADCEIVWFDWTRFYDDTKEMEESPPRFLPYIESLGREEMSSSEFLTITSKRKLIFAFAHQGIINFAFLRASGVRFLEGVLWEDVFFGFMLFASAKKIGFLNKKLYAYRIRQNSISRYTNQTTINSLSPNMREIYEVLGSAYKAREYYKFQGVLKGALLFAEFIAQHENNAYNPTKHFYREFSPQDIELLKSHFLAGVVVWAISLAPTSTKQDVWHMLVRFKELLPYLKGVKLGKATALKKFILKYPFLIAKFSQLYALKEKFKDALKK is encoded by the coding sequence ATGAGATTATGCCAGAAATTAGGGGGGGGGGCAATAGAGAGCTTTTCTAGCAATTGCTTCAAATATACTCCGCCTACAAAAAACGTCAAACAAATCAAATCTCTTTATTTCCGTAATCCACGAGATTTTCAAAATTCTAGCCAACGTCACAGAATCCAAGATCCCAAAAAACCAAACAATGTTGAGTATGAGCGCGAGAAAAGCTCGATGCAGACTTGCGGAATTTACTTCCACGCAGACAATATAATAGAGGAAATAGACTATATAATTTTTATAGATTCTGATGATTATTGGGAGAAAAGTTGTCTTAAGTCTTGCGTTGGCTTTATGCAGGATTCTGCGGATTGTGAAATCGTGTGGTTTGATTGGACGAGGTTTTATGATGATACCAAAGAAATGGAGGAATCGCCTCCGAGATTTTTGCCCTATATAGAATCTTTGGGACGTGAGGAAATGAGTAGTAGCGAGTTTTTAACTATCACAAGCAAGAGAAAACTTATCTTTGCTTTCGCCCATCAAGGTATAATAAACTTTGCTTTTTTACGCGCAAGTGGTGTGCGATTTTTAGAAGGCGTGTTGTGGGAAGATGTGTTTTTTGGTTTTATGCTTTTTGCAAGTGCAAAGAAAATAGGGTTTTTGAATAAAAAACTTTATGCTTATAGAATCAGGCAAAACAGCATTTCTCGCTACACGAATCAAACGACAATTAACTCCCTTAGCCCAAATATGCGCGAAATCTATGAAGTGCTAGGCAGTGCTTACAAAGCACGCGAATATTATAAATTCCAAGGGGTTTTAAAGGGCGCGTTACTTTTTGCTGAATTTATCGCCCAACACGAAAACAACGCATACAACCCCACTAAACATTTTTATAGGGAATTTAGCCCACAAGATATAGAGTTGCTAAAAAGCCATTTTTTGGCAGGCGTTGTTGTCTGGGCAATAAGCCTTGCCCCCACAAGCACAAAGCAAGATGTGTGGCATATGCTTGTGCGCTTTAAAGAGTTATTGCCATATCTTAAAGGTGTGAAACTCGGCAAAGCAACCGCGCTCAAAAAGTTTATTTTGAAGTATCCATTTTTGATTGCAAAGTTTTCACAATTGTATGCACTTAAGGAAAAATTCAAAGACGCATTGAAAAAATAA
- a CDS encoding glycosyltransferase family A protein → MTAQNPKVGVVVPIFNVAPYLRECLDSIQNQSFENFQAVLVNDGSTDESLQIALEYAKKDSRFVLIDTANRGLSAARNVGIAWFCNEIMPEIRGGGNRELF, encoded by the coding sequence ATGACAGCTCAAAATCCAAAAGTTGGTGTTGTTGTGCCGATTTTTAATGTTGCGCCATATTTAAGGGAATGCTTAGATTCTATCCAGAATCAAAGCTTTGAAAATTTTCAAGCGGTGCTTGTCAATGATGGAAGCACAGATGAAAGCCTCCAGATTGCCTTAGAATATGCAAAAAAAGATTCCCGTTTTGTTCTCATTGATACAGCTAATCGTGGGCTTAGTGCTGCACGTAATGTAGGAATTGCGTGGTTTTGCAATGAGATTATGCCAGAAATTAGGGGGGGGGGCAATAGAGAGCTTTTCTAG
- a CDS encoding LptF/LptG family permease codes for MFKRYLFLSFSQLFFPFFLVLLFIASVVLLISIAAKTYVVKMGFLDLFALFSYSLPGSVFFIIPITFFASLVLGISRLAYDYELMVFFALGVKPTAILKAFFPIILLATAILLVFSLVMVPLSTSASKNFIAQKRADIDVNLKAGELGQKLGDWLVYVDEAKNRQYKNLILYSQEQKDSESFIVAESGRTQNANGLFELLLEKGDAYFAHEKEIRKIHYQEMNVRQVVGEPQLSGYDLFHYWQEAFGGKSKSKERKFSQAILVSFFPLASIFFILVFGVANPRFKSNMSYFYVIGAVATYFIMVYVASENFPFLGILCIPTLWFVAGYVLYYKTIKRYY; via the coding sequence ATGTTTAAGCGGTATTTGTTCCTTTCTTTTTCACAGCTTTTCTTCCCATTTTTCCTCGTGCTACTTTTTATTGCCTCTGTGGTGCTTCTCATTAGTATTGCGGCAAAGACTTATGTGGTGAAAATGGGCTTTTTAGACCTTTTTGCGCTATTTTCCTACTCGCTTCCGGGCAGTGTGTTTTTTATTATCCCCATCACTTTTTTTGCTTCTTTGGTGCTTGGGATTTCGCGTCTTGCATATGATTATGAGCTGATGGTGTTTTTTGCGCTAGGTGTTAAGCCCACGGCGATTTTAAAAGCTTTTTTTCCTATTATCTTGCTAGCCACTGCGATTTTACTTGTTTTTTCCCTTGTGATGGTGCCACTCTCCACAAGTGCTTCAAAAAACTTCATCGCCCAAAAACGCGCAGATATTGATGTTAATCTCAAAGCTGGCGAGCTGGGGCAAAAGCTCGGCGATTGGCTCGTGTATGTTGATGAAGCTAAAAATCGGCAGTATAAAAATCTCATTTTATATTCCCAAGAACAAAAGGATTCTGAATCTTTCATCGTAGCAGAATCTGGGCGTACACAAAATGCCAATGGGCTTTTTGAGCTTTTGCTTGAAAAGGGCGATGCGTATTTTGCGCACGAAAAAGAAATCCGCAAGATTCACTATCAAGAGATGAATGTGCGTCAGGTCGTGGGTGAGCCACAGCTTAGTGGGTATGATTTGTTTCATTATTGGCAGGAAGCCTTTGGCGGGAAGTCAAAGTCAAAGGAGCGCAAGTTTTCACAAGCGATTTTGGTGTCGTTTTTTCCACTGGCTTCGATTTTTTTTATTTTGGTTTTTGGTGTGGCAAACCCGCGCTTTAAGTCAAATATGTCATATTTTTATGTCATTGGCGCGGTGGCTACGTATTTCATTATGGTGTATGTGGCGAGCGAGAATTTCCCATTTTTGGGAATTTTATGTATTCCGACTTTGTGGTTTGTGGCGGGCTATGTGCTGTATTACAAGACAATCAAGCGTTATTATTAA
- a CDS encoding prepilin peptidase produces the protein MYEILSICLYALLCVCVSFLFLRCYCHRARYLSLFSVFLPFLSVFYFEHIAFIESETITYSALFASFVLALLFVMAVIDFFYFALPNALLLIFILLCVVGKPISILQESHNLELTIFSLMQGFCIIGGMYLLKFILESMRKKPMLGEADILVLGGEGMIFGVEITFSIIFLASLLAFARFGLSAILYFVSKKQKPLSVKFPFVSYIFTATIFSMICVPPGAFGWGDFNV, from the coding sequence ATGTATGAGATTCTCTCTATTTGCCTCTATGCACTTCTGTGTGTTTGTGTGAGTTTCTTGTTCCTTAGATGTTATTGTCATCGTGCGCGCTATTTAAGCCTTTTTAGTGTCTTTTTGCCATTTCTAAGTGTTTTTTATTTTGAGCATATCGCTTTTATTGAATCTGAAACTATTACTTACAGCGCACTTTTTGCAAGCTTTGTGCTTGCGCTACTTTTTGTTATGGCGGTGATTGATTTCTTTTATTTTGCCTTGCCTAATGCGCTTTTGCTTATATTCATTCTGCTTTGTGTGGTGGGCAAGCCTATTTCAATTTTGCAAGAAAGCCACAATCTCGAGCTTACGATTTTCTCACTCATGCAGGGCTTTTGCATTATAGGTGGAATGTATCTCTTAAAATTTATTTTAGAATCTATGCGTAAAAAGCCTATGTTAGGAGAGGCAGATATTTTGGTGCTTGGTGGGGAAGGTATGATTTTTGGGGTTGAAATCACATTTAGCATTATTTTTCTTGCAAGCCTTCTTGCATTTGCGCGCTTTGGACTAAGCGCGATACTTTATTTTGTTTCAAAAAAGCAAAAACCTTTAAGCGTAAAATTTCCTTTTGTGAGTTATATTTTTACCGCGACAATTTTTTCTATGATTTGCGTGCCACCTGGGGCATTTGGCTGGGGAGATTTTAATGTTTAA